Proteins from a genomic interval of Paenibacillus sp. FSL H8-0048:
- a CDS encoding IS3 family transposase, with protein MEDHRSEFRVEKMCSVFQVSRSGYYKWRTAKPSPQATRKALLLKRIAYHFHDSKGRYGSPKIKVLLVREGHQVSERTVGKYMKELGLRSCVAKRFRVCTTDSNHPLPIAPNLLNQQFHTEKPNQTWVADITYIPCREGRMYLASVLDLCTREIVGWRLSDRMTTDLVQGALDAAYQAKRPGKGLIHHSDRGSQYASADYRERLKTYQMTASMSRKGNCYDNACIESFHSLLKKELVYWNRFKTKQQAYDAIFQYIEFFYNRKRIHGALGYVSPVQFAATFKRKTL; from the coding sequence ATTGAAGATCATCGCTCCGAGTTCCGCGTGGAGAAGATGTGCAGTGTCTTTCAGGTGTCCCGGAGCGGGTATTACAAATGGAGAACAGCGAAGCCCAGCCCTCAAGCCACTCGTAAAGCCTTGTTGCTAAAGCGGATTGCCTATCATTTTCACGACTCTAAGGGTCGCTATGGCAGCCCCAAAATCAAGGTTCTCCTAGTGCGTGAAGGGCACCAGGTCAGTGAACGCACGGTAGGCAAGTACATGAAAGAACTGGGGCTGCGCTCTTGTGTCGCAAAGAGATTTCGCGTATGCACCACCGACTCCAACCATCCGCTACCCATTGCCCCCAACTTGTTAAACCAGCAATTTCACACGGAAAAGCCGAACCAGACGTGGGTAGCGGATATCACCTACATTCCCTGCCGGGAAGGACGAATGTACTTGGCGAGCGTGCTGGACCTGTGTACCCGGGAGATTGTCGGCTGGCGGCTTAGCGACCGGATGACCACTGACCTCGTACAGGGCGCTCTGGACGCTGCCTACCAGGCCAAACGCCCCGGAAAGGGCTTGATTCACCATTCGGATCGAGGCTCCCAGTACGCCTCTGCAGACTACCGGGAACGCCTAAAGACGTACCAGATGACCGCAAGCATGAGCCGCAAAGGAAACTGTTATGATAACGCCTGTATCGAATCTTTTCACAGCCTCTTAAAAAAAGAGTTGGTGTACTGGAATCGATTTAAAACGAAGCAACAGGCGTATGATGCCATTTTCCAGTACATTGAATTTTTCTACAACCGTAAACGAATCCATGGGGCACTGGGGTACGTTTCTCCGGTTCAGTTTGCAGCCACATTTAAGCGAAAAACGTTGTAG
- a CDS encoding ABC transporter ATP-binding protein has translation MNMNRSAQEAPALPAAVECKDLRFEIKSRVILDGISFHIPQGSITGLLGPNGAGKSSLLRIISGLIPAGSGTVSINGRPAGVERLGELSMLPDRSSLPGWLTVQEWLGFAAGIYPDWDSGKAAELLLSLSVTPDSLISTMSRGEEARLQLLTCLSRQAALIILDEPFTGVDLISREVIASAVVGEMAGGGRTFLIATHDIREMELLFDRLILIGGGRIQGIDDVDQLRHSGYSVESRYREVFA, from the coding sequence ATGAATATGAATAGATCGGCACAAGAAGCGCCCGCCCTTCCCGCTGCGGTTGAGTGCAAGGATTTACGGTTCGAGATTAAAAGCCGGGTGATCCTGGACGGCATCAGCTTCCACATTCCCCAGGGCAGTATCACCGGCCTGCTTGGACCCAACGGTGCAGGCAAGTCCTCCCTGCTGCGGATTATATCCGGGCTGATCCCCGCAGGGTCCGGCACGGTCAGCATTAACGGGAGACCCGCTGGTGTTGAGCGGCTCGGAGAGCTCTCCATGCTTCCTGACCGCAGCAGTCTGCCCGGCTGGCTGACCGTACAGGAATGGCTGGGCTTCGCCGCGGGCATCTACCCGGACTGGGACAGCGGCAAGGCCGCAGAGCTGCTGCTCAGCCTATCCGTCACACCGGACTCGCTAATCTCCACCATGTCCCGCGGCGAGGAAGCCCGGCTGCAGCTCTTAACCTGCCTCTCCCGTCAGGCAGCGCTAATTATTCTGGATGAGCCGTTCACCGGCGTGGATCTGATCTCCAGAGAAGTGATCGCCTCTGCTGTGGTAGGAGAGATGGCAGGCGGCGGGCGGACCTTCCTGATTGCCACCCATGATATCCGGGAAATGGAGCTGCTCTTTGACCGGCTGATTCTGATCGGCGGCGGCCGGATTCAGGGAATTGATGATGTGGATCAGCTGCGGCACTCCGGCTATTCTGTGGAGTCACGCTACCGGGAAGTGTTCGCATGA
- a CDS encoding AraC family transcriptional regulator has product MKKAPMILQLALILFCIMAIPTAVLTWYSGSQIIQNSEAAIGESTLAGLNANRRLNENALANLAQDTSRLAATNIFDRIRSFETYDEINANYNNVSLALSVTKELLNLNRRVDGVYSSFFVLEDSDYVFSTDSSITTLARYEPIGWITEALKGRRGISGVWVPRKLASGENVVSYVYPLNRLSTTTRGVIVVNMKESQIGKYLHATEVGDSNYLLLDAAGTVISFNDRSMLLSDSRKLPFLQEILNQEASEGYTFRKLEGKRMVYAWSRSSLSGWWNVSWSSMDELMTKSREMQGNIILLTGAIIVLGTLLAIFLATWLSRPLRQLVQTIRTKIDVGVVNRNELAFLDLAFKRMQEEEESLFQLLQEREQDTRSLAVHRLLRGEIPPRITEVFPHACYRVVVVSIDQYRRYVGHTNVETRSYHRYLLSAKYESLFPEALVARCVYHNEGCTVIVLNYTPEEGEAHSTLIHQALEEIRDQSLELLEHSVTIGVSERTDAPERVALRLFEAMEVIKRRMIKGAGSIMYWHDGEDNSRKYVDSESSERRILNFLDAGDLAGIFKELQSIRSQISAEDNISYDNIMFIYHQLMGATIKHLRENHLGTGRMIVGRGNVYSILAAMDTLDELEEYLYDFYCEIVQSLDRSAHETNYAQRIMEYLKQHYREEIVFEDMAKQIGISYSYMRKLVYEQTGSSMIDFVNQLRIEQAKELLLDSGLSIKQIAAEVGYANVQSFNRFFRKYEGMPPSGYKSAKSKSS; this is encoded by the coding sequence ATGAAAAAAGCACCGATGATCCTGCAGCTGGCGTTGATTCTATTCTGCATTATGGCTATTCCTACAGCAGTCCTGACCTGGTACAGCGGGTCACAGATTATACAGAATTCTGAAGCCGCTATCGGGGAATCCACGCTGGCCGGGCTTAATGCCAACCGCAGGCTGAATGAGAACGCGCTAGCCAATCTGGCCCAGGATACGTCGCGTCTGGCGGCGACAAATATTTTTGACCGCATCCGCAGCTTCGAGACCTACGATGAGATTAACGCCAACTATAACAATGTAAGTCTGGCTCTGTCCGTGACTAAGGAGCTGCTGAACCTGAACCGCCGGGTGGATGGTGTGTATTCTTCATTCTTTGTTCTGGAGGATTCGGATTATGTCTTCTCTACCGACAGCAGCATCACGACACTTGCCCGCTATGAGCCTATCGGATGGATTACTGAAGCGCTTAAGGGGCGCAGGGGGATCAGCGGGGTATGGGTGCCCCGTAAGCTTGCGTCGGGCGAGAATGTGGTGTCTTATGTGTACCCGCTCAACCGCTTGTCCACCACCACCCGGGGAGTAATCGTCGTCAACATGAAGGAGAGCCAGATCGGCAAATATCTGCATGCTACCGAGGTGGGTGACAGTAACTACCTGCTGCTGGATGCTGCGGGTACGGTAATCTCCTTCAATGACCGGTCCATGCTGCTCTCTGACAGCCGTAAGCTGCCGTTCTTACAGGAGATTCTGAATCAGGAAGCCAGTGAAGGCTACACCTTCCGCAAGCTGGAGGGCAAACGGATGGTGTATGCCTGGAGCCGTTCCTCCTTGTCCGGGTGGTGGAATGTAAGCTGGAGCTCCATGGATGAGCTGATGACCAAATCCAGAGAGATGCAGGGGAATATTATTCTGCTGACGGGGGCGATCATTGTACTGGGGACACTGCTGGCCATCTTCCTTGCCACCTGGCTGTCCAGGCCCCTGAGGCAGCTGGTGCAGACGATACGCACGAAGATTGATGTGGGCGTAGTGAACAGGAATGAGCTGGCCTTCCTGGATCTGGCCTTCAAACGGATGCAGGAGGAGGAAGAGAGCCTGTTCCAGCTGCTGCAGGAGCGTGAGCAGGATACCCGCAGTCTGGCCGTACACCGTCTGCTGCGCGGTGAAATTCCGCCGCGGATCACGGAGGTTTTTCCGCATGCCTGTTACAGAGTGGTGGTGGTCTCCATCGACCAATACAGAAGATACGTGGGACATACCAATGTAGAGACACGCAGCTATCACCGGTATTTGCTGAGTGCCAAGTATGAGAGTCTTTTCCCTGAGGCGCTGGTAGCCCGCTGTGTCTATCATAATGAGGGCTGTACGGTGATTGTTCTGAACTATACGCCGGAGGAGGGAGAGGCGCACAGCACTCTGATTCATCAGGCGCTGGAGGAGATCCGCGACCAGTCCCTTGAGCTGCTGGAGCATTCGGTCACGATTGGGGTAAGTGAGCGGACGGATGCTCCGGAGAGGGTGGCGCTGCGGCTGTTCGAAGCGATGGAGGTGATCAAGCGCCGGATGATCAAAGGGGCTGGAAGCATCATGTACTGGCATGACGGGGAAGATAACAGCCGTAAGTACGTCGACTCTGAGAGCAGCGAGCGGCGAATTCTGAATTTCCTGGATGCCGGCGACCTGGCGGGAATCTTCAAGGAGCTGCAGAGCATCCGTAGCCAGATCTCCGCAGAGGATAATATCTCCTACGATAATATTATGTTCATCTATCATCAGCTGATGGGCGCGACGATCAAGCATCTGCGCGAGAATCACCTCGGGACCGGACGGATGATTGTGGGCCGGGGCAACGTGTATTCGATTCTCGCCGCCATGGATACGCTGGATGAGCTGGAGGAGTACCTGTATGATTTCTACTGTGAGATTGTACAGAGCCTGGACCGCAGTGCCCATGAGACCAATTATGCGCAGCGGATCATGGAGTACCTGAAGCAGCACTACCGGGAAGAGATCGTCTTCGAGGATATGGCCAAGCAGATAGGCATCAGCTACTCCTATATGCGCAAGCTTGTATATGAGCAGACCGGCAGCAGCATGATTGACTTCGTCAATCAGTTAAGGATCGAGCAGGCCAAGGAGCTGTTGCTGGATTCGGGGCTGAGCATCAAGCAGATTGCCGCTGAGGTGGGTTACGCCAATGTGCAGAGCTTCAACCGCTTTTTCCGCAAATATGAAGGCATGCCGCCAAGCGGCTACAAGTCAGCGAAGAGCAAGAGTTCTTAG
- a CDS encoding GntR family transcriptional regulator: MDSTFELLPEHFLINPSLPIYEQFVGAIRERIVSGIIPPGARLPSVRDLAAGRGVNPTTAARTYQELERMGLIVTYRGQGTFVTREESVIKDARKAIIRQAVQQFKDTAAALGLTAGQMLQFDEED, translated from the coding sequence GTGGATTCTACCTTTGAGCTATTACCGGAGCACTTCCTGATTAACCCGTCACTTCCGATCTATGAACAGTTTGTTGGCGCTATCCGGGAACGGATTGTTAGCGGCATCATTCCACCGGGAGCACGTTTACCCTCTGTCAGGGACCTGGCAGCCGGCAGAGGTGTCAATCCCACTACTGCCGCCCGGACGTACCAGGAGCTGGAGCGGATGGGGCTGATTGTGACCTACCGTGGTCAGGGAACCTTCGTCACCCGGGAGGAAAGTGTCATTAAGGATGCACGCAAGGCAATCATCCGACAGGCTGTACAGCAGTTCAAGGACACTGCCGCTGCGCTCGGGCTTACCGCCGGGCAAATGCTGCAATTCGATGAGGAGGATTGA
- a CDS encoding ABC transporter permease gives MLKAASASQTNHSPLLRRKQGFSYYLQRDWQLYLLVMLPLAFVIVFKYLPMTGLVIAFKDYKIARGFWGSEWAGLQVFQDLFAKPDFIRAVRNTLLLNVLDLIFSFTMPIVLALLLNEIKSVRFKRINQTVLYLPHFLSWVIIGAIAYQLLSEGGGVVNNLIELMGGTRIPFLQQDTNWLISYLVIGVWQSMGWGTIIYLAAMSGINPEMYEAATVDGAGRWRKVWNITLPSIRATIVTLLIMALGKVMDGSFERIYALQNKATTEFTTTIPVLVYRWGIESGNFSRATAIGLFQSVIGIILVISADRVAKKLGEDGIL, from the coding sequence ATGTTGAAAGCTGCAAGCGCTTCACAAACGAATCACAGTCCTTTATTAAGAAGGAAACAGGGGTTCAGCTATTATTTACAGCGGGATTGGCAGCTCTATCTGCTGGTGATGCTTCCGCTGGCCTTTGTCATCGTATTCAAATATCTGCCAATGACCGGACTTGTAATCGCCTTCAAAGACTATAAGATTGCCAGAGGCTTCTGGGGCAGCGAATGGGCCGGACTGCAGGTCTTCCAGGACCTGTTCGCCAAGCCTGATTTCATCCGGGCCGTCCGCAACACCCTGCTGCTGAACGTGCTTGACCTGATCTTCAGCTTCACGATGCCGATTGTGCTGGCTCTGCTGCTGAACGAGATCAAGAGCGTACGGTTCAAAAGAATCAATCAGACGGTGCTCTATTTGCCCCACTTCCTGTCCTGGGTCATTATCGGAGCCATCGCCTATCAGCTGCTCAGTGAGGGGGGCGGTGTTGTCAATAACCTCATAGAACTGATGGGAGGCACCCGGATTCCATTCCTGCAGCAGGATACGAATTGGCTGATCAGCTATCTCGTGATCGGGGTCTGGCAGAGCATGGGCTGGGGCACGATTATCTACCTGGCGGCGATGAGCGGGATCAACCCCGAGATGTACGAAGCGGCTACGGTAGACGGGGCGGGCCGCTGGAGAAAGGTCTGGAATATCACCCTTCCCTCGATCCGGGCAACGATTGTGACGCTCTTGATTATGGCGCTGGGCAAAGTAATGGACGGCTCCTTCGAGCGGATCTATGCGCTGCAAAATAAAGCGACCACGGAGTTCACTACCACCATACCGGTCCTCGTATACCGCTGGGGGATTGAGAGCGGCAATTTCAGCCGGGCAACCGCCATCGGATTATTCCAGTCAGTCATCGGAATTATTCTGGTTATTTCCGCGGACCGCGTAGCCAAGAAGCTTGGCGAGGATGGGATTTTGTAG
- a CDS encoding sensor histidine kinase — translation MHRGEMLIPVEQELQIAKSYLDIQRIKNADRIHVAYAIAPEVLESEGVKFILQPFVENALEHAWYDDDISLIIRAYREEEDVVFEVEDNGLGMKEELIGQILEPAGQGIGYGIRNVDQRIKLQYGRPYGVAIHSSLGEGTLIWLRFSCRPYRSLMEEAQQL, via the coding sequence CTGCACCGGGGAGAGATGCTTATTCCGGTGGAACAGGAGCTGCAGATTGCAAAGTCGTATCTCGATATTCAGCGGATCAAGAATGCGGACCGGATTCATGTCGCCTATGCGATTGCACCGGAGGTGCTGGAGAGCGAGGGCGTGAAATTTATTCTGCAGCCGTTTGTAGAGAATGCGCTGGAGCACGCCTGGTATGACGATGATATCTCACTGATTATCCGTGCTTATAGGGAAGAGGAGGATGTGGTCTTCGAGGTGGAGGACAACGGGCTCGGAATGAAGGAGGAGCTGATCGGGCAGATCCTTGAGCCTGCGGGCCAGGGCATCGGCTACGGCATCCGTAACGTGGACCAGCGGATCAAGCTGCAGTACGGCAGACCGTATGGTGTAGCTATTCATAGCTCGCTGGGTGAAGGAACGCTGATCTGGCTCCGTTTTTCCTGCCGCCCGTATCGTTCTCTGATGGAAGAGGCACAACAGCTATAG
- a CDS encoding potassium channel family protein, with translation MKPQQFVVIGLGRFGSSLALELMSMGYEVLGIDHQEERVEEMTGRLTHAVMADATDEGIMRSLGVRNFDCGIVAIGDNMERSILAAILLKELGVKQVVGKAISILHGRALSKLGVDRVIFPERDMGIRVAHQLVTPNLLDYIEISKDYKVVELTVPACMNGKSLSELNTRAKYGCSIIALNREDGIIVAPTAHDYVHQGDIMVVIGSNDSIEEFEDEAVNVE, from the coding sequence ATGAAACCACAGCAGTTTGTTGTAATCGGCCTGGGCCGCTTCGGCTCAAGTCTGGCGCTGGAGCTGATGTCCATGGGCTACGAGGTGCTCGGCATTGACCACCAGGAGGAGCGGGTGGAGGAGATGACCGGACGGCTAACGCATGCAGTCATGGCGGATGCTACGGATGAAGGGATTATGCGCTCGCTCGGAGTGCGTAATTTTGACTGCGGCATTGTGGCGATCGGCGATAATATGGAGCGGAGTATTCTGGCCGCGATTCTGCTGAAGGAGCTGGGTGTCAAGCAGGTGGTCGGCAAAGCCATCTCCATTCTGCACGGCCGCGCGCTGTCGAAGCTGGGGGTGGACCGGGTGATTTTCCCGGAGCGGGATATGGGTATCCGCGTGGCACACCAGCTGGTGACGCCGAATCTGCTTGATTATATTGAGATCTCCAAGGATTACAAGGTCGTTGAGTTGACGGTGCCTGCCTGCATGAACGGCAAAAGTCTCTCCGAGCTGAACACCCGCGCCAAATACGGCTGCAGCATCATTGCCCTGAACCGCGAGGATGGCATCATCGTAGCCCCGACCGCGCATGATTATGTGCATCAGGGGGATATCATGGTGGTGATCGGCTCCAACGACAGCATCGAGGAGTTCGAGGATGAAGCGGTGAATGTGGAGTAA
- a CDS encoding CPBP family intramembrane glutamic endopeptidase, with protein sequence MNPVGQPLHQRPLTAKLILAGILGLILFVMFQIAPQLISSSDGDTTILSKSEIREKAAAFAAGQLGYEAAAGDEWVILYKTDSSFYGYMSREKLLPDYSKNKLDQRYPFDVYHAVLYTSGEAAARLAVDLNMYNGEPVAFAVGADADAAAGLNYGERPTAATKRTGTANPASSIPDLSLEAKERLALPWLKLWGANPAKLKIEANLDGYGLVYSDSSVTIGELPLRYQFNYLNGEVSYFRAGFSAPAWHDTYVDGQTSLAKKLTLYGYGLPTLLLGLLALIYGILRRKHTSWKRGIFLSSVHFLIMMVSSYNVVSESGSGSAEARVTAVVMFIIYVLYSLLMSLLLYFSLVGGDGLWRSEEKLNPWPRASEPGYGRYVLKSIQAGYIWAFILLGVQTVMFIILSYTLDNWSTTDASQSPYNMKYAWLLPIVAWLAGLSEEAVYRLFGIQMLKKLVKNTLIASLITTLIWALGHTLYPIYPVISRPIELTVIGLLFSYIFIRYGFIAAMFSHVVFDSILMGATLIFMKDTVNIGAGIVTIILPFIVGYLVYRFNPPRKPDPAEPVHSQ encoded by the coding sequence ATGAATCCCGTCGGCCAGCCCCTGCACCAGCGGCCCCTTACTGCCAAGCTTATCCTTGCCGGAATTCTCGGACTCATTCTATTTGTCATGTTCCAGATCGCTCCCCAGCTCATCTCCAGTTCAGATGGGGATACAACTATTCTCAGCAAAAGTGAAATCCGGGAGAAAGCCGCCGCGTTTGCCGCCGGACAGCTCGGCTACGAAGCCGCAGCCGGAGATGAATGGGTGATCCTGTACAAGACCGACTCTTCCTTCTACGGCTATATGTCCCGCGAGAAGCTGCTCCCGGACTATTCCAAGAATAAGCTCGACCAGCGTTATCCATTCGATGTGTACCATGCGGTGCTCTATACGTCCGGAGAGGCGGCAGCCCGGCTGGCAGTCGACCTCAATATGTATAACGGCGAGCCCGTAGCCTTTGCCGTTGGTGCCGATGCCGATGCTGCGGCCGGGCTGAATTACGGGGAGCGGCCCACGGCTGCAACCAAACGTACCGGTACTGCCAATCCTGCAAGCAGCATACCGGATCTGAGCCTGGAGGCAAAAGAGAGGCTCGCCCTTCCCTGGCTGAAGCTCTGGGGGGCCAATCCCGCCAAGCTGAAGATTGAGGCTAACCTTGACGGCTACGGTCTTGTCTATTCCGACAGCTCCGTCACTATAGGTGAATTACCGCTTAGGTACCAATTCAATTATCTCAACGGTGAGGTCTCGTACTTCCGCGCCGGATTCTCGGCTCCTGCCTGGCATGACACTTATGTGGACGGACAGACCTCGCTGGCCAAGAAGCTGACCTTGTACGGCTATGGCTTGCCGACTCTGTTGCTAGGTCTCCTGGCACTGATCTACGGCATTCTGCGCAGGAAGCATACTTCCTGGAAGCGCGGAATATTCCTGAGCTCCGTTCATTTCCTGATCATGATGGTCAGCAGCTACAATGTAGTGTCTGAATCCGGCAGCGGCAGCGCTGAGGCAAGAGTTACAGCCGTAGTCATGTTCATCATCTATGTTCTGTACAGCCTGCTGATGTCGCTCCTGCTCTACTTCTCTCTGGTCGGAGGGGACGGCTTGTGGCGCTCCGAGGAGAAGCTGAATCCTTGGCCCCGGGCCTCCGAGCCCGGCTACGGCCGCTATGTACTGAAGAGTATCCAGGCAGGTTATATCTGGGCCTTCATTCTGCTTGGCGTGCAGACCGTCATGTTCATTATTCTGTCCTATACGCTGGATAACTGGTCCACCACAGACGCCAGCCAGTCGCCTTACAATATGAAATATGCCTGGCTGCTGCCGATTGTCGCCTGGCTGGCCGGCCTCTCGGAAGAGGCGGTCTACCGGCTGTTCGGGATTCAGATGCTGAAGAAGCTGGTCAAGAATACACTTATCGCTTCACTGATCACGACCCTGATCTGGGCGCTTGGACATACGCTCTATCCGATCTATCCGGTCATCTCCCGGCCGATTGAGTTGACGGTGATCGGTCTGCTGTTCAGCTATATTTTCATCCGGTACGGGTTCATCGCCGCGATGTTCAGCCATGTCGTATTCGACAGCATCCTGATGGGGGCAACGCTGATCTTCATGAAGGATACGGTGAATATCGGAGCCGGTATCGTCACGATCATCCTGCCGTTCATTGTCGGTTATCTGGTGTACCGCTTCAACCCTCCACGTAAGCCTGATCCGGCGGAGCCGGTCCATAGTCAATAA
- a CDS encoding TrkH family potassium uptake protein — MRSLASPSSKITGLRFLKLAPPQILVLSFAAVILIGTLLLMLPVSSVPGQPLRFMDALFTATSAACVTGLAVVDTGTHLTGFGQAVILVLIQIGGLGFMTMATLFALVFRRRISLRDRLILQEAMNQSSMEGIVRLIRKVLLYSLVIEAAGALLLSIRWAVDMPFGRAVYYGVFHAVSMFNNAGFDLFGGHDHSLISYVGDPVINLVVMSLIISGGIGFIVISDLADFRRTRRLSLHSKVVLSMTAGLIVTGMVVIFIFEFTNSRTLGPLNLGSKLWASLFQSVAPRTAGANTLDITGLRQATQFFIVILMFIGASPGSTGGGIKTTTFTLMIGAVISMLRGREDIVLFRYRLAQERVFKALTITLLALLLIVTVSMMLSTTEGLPYLMILFETISAFANVGLSLGLTPELTQVGKVLICLTMFAGRLGLLTLAYALGPRQGKPLYKYPEGKMIIG, encoded by the coding sequence ATGAGAAGTTTGGCGTCACCGTCTTCCAAGATCACCGGCCTCCGATTCCTGAAGCTGGCTCCTCCGCAAATTCTGGTGCTTAGCTTCGCTGCGGTCATCCTCATCGGCACACTGCTGCTTATGCTTCCGGTATCCAGCGTGCCCGGTCAGCCGCTCCGCTTCATGGACGCGCTGTTCACGGCCACCTCCGCCGCCTGTGTGACCGGGCTCGCAGTGGTGGATACCGGGACCCATCTTACCGGCTTCGGACAAGCGGTCATACTGGTGCTAATCCAGATCGGCGGGCTCGGATTCATGACGATGGCCACGCTGTTTGCGCTGGTGTTCAGACGCAGAATCTCACTGCGTGACCGGCTGATTCTTCAGGAAGCGATGAATCAGAGCTCGATGGAAGGGATTGTGCGGCTGATCCGCAAGGTGCTGCTCTATTCCCTGGTCATTGAAGCAGCGGGAGCACTTCTCCTGTCTATCCGCTGGGCGGTGGATATGCCATTTGGCCGCGCGGTCTATTACGGGGTGTTCCATGCGGTATCAATGTTCAATAACGCCGGATTTGATCTGTTCGGCGGGCATGATCACAGCTTAATCAGCTATGTCGGCGACCCGGTCATTAACCTGGTGGTGATGTCCCTGATCATCTCCGGGGGGATCGGCTTCATCGTCATCTCTGACCTGGCCGACTTCCGCCGTACCCGGCGGCTGTCGCTGCACAGCAAGGTGGTACTGTCGATGACGGCCGGACTGATTGTGACCGGAATGGTGGTCATCTTCATTTTTGAGTTCACCAATTCGCGGACCCTGGGACCGCTGAATCTCGGAAGCAAGCTATGGGCGTCCCTGTTCCAATCGGTAGCACCGCGTACGGCAGGAGCCAACACACTGGATATCACGGGCCTGCGTCAGGCCACGCAGTTCTTCATCGTGATCCTGATGTTCATCGGGGCATCCCCTGGCTCTACCGGCGGCGGCATCAAAACCACGACCTTCACGCTGATGATCGGAGCTGTAATCTCCATGCTGCGCGGCCGCGAAGACATCGTGCTGTTCCGTTACCGGCTGGCTCAGGAGCGCGTGTTCAAGGCACTGACCATCACGCTGCTGGCGCTGCTGCTGATCGTTACGGTCTCGATGATGCTCTCGACTACAGAGGGGCTGCCGTATCTGATGATTCTGTTCGAGACGATCTCGGCTTTTGCCAATGTTGGACTGAGTCTGGGACTGACCCCGGAGCTGACGCAGGTCGGCAAGGTTCTGATCTGCCTGACCATGTTCGCCGGACGGCTGGGACTGCTGACGCTGGCGTATGCGCTCGGTCCGAGACAGGGTAAACCATTATATAAATATCCGGAAGGCAAAATGATAATTGGATAG
- a CDS encoding transposase has product MSGTRRSYNEEYKRQAVKYIQEQTKTVAELALELDVPAKTLHKWLGQYRQFENEPIITPDKYRELERQLKEREQELADLTEEMAILKKAVHIFSNPKN; this is encoded by the coding sequence ATGAGTGGAACACGGAGAAGCTACAATGAAGAATACAAAAGACAGGCCGTAAAGTACATCCAGGAGCAGACGAAAACGGTGGCGGAATTGGCCCTGGAGCTGGATGTCCCCGCCAAAACGTTGCATAAATGGCTAGGTCAGTACCGGCAGTTTGAGAATGAGCCCATCATTACTCCAGACAAATACAGAGAGCTGGAACGTCAACTGAAGGAGCGGGAGCAAGAACTCGCAGACCTGACAGAGGAGATGGCTATCCTAAAAAAAGCCGTGCACATCTTCAGCAATCCAAAGAACTGA
- a CDS encoding carbohydrate ABC transporter permease: MKAIAGGPAAPHKASIDIWETLIRLVIIVVSLFCLLPFIHVVSKSLSSDSFVIANKVFLWPQGFTIEAYKKIFADASILRSLYISVIVTVLFTILGMILTICAAYPLSRTQFKGRRVITFIFLFTMYFSGGIIPDYMNINNLGLMDTIWSLVLPLSFSAFNLLIMKTSLTHGIPVSLEESARIDGAGHFRILFSIVLPLSKPIMATLALFYAVGRWNAYQDALFYIKHETSLRPLQLKLYYLVIQASESFQLEASQVQLSNPEVLKASVVVFATLPILCVYPFVQKYFVQGVMLGAVKE, encoded by the coding sequence ATGAAAGCCATAGCCGGAGGCCCTGCCGCACCCCATAAAGCAAGTATAGATATTTGGGAAACGCTGATCCGTCTCGTCATTATTGTTGTGTCGCTATTCTGCCTGCTGCCGTTCATTCATGTCGTATCGAAATCGCTGAGCTCTGACTCCTTCGTCATTGCCAATAAGGTTTTTCTGTGGCCGCAGGGCTTCACCATTGAAGCGTATAAAAAAATCTTCGCGGATGCCAGCATCCTCCGTTCCTTGTACATCTCGGTCATCGTGACGGTGCTGTTCACCATTCTGGGCATGATCCTGACCATCTGCGCTGCCTATCCGCTGTCCAGAACCCAGTTCAAGGGCCGCAGGGTGATCACCTTCATCTTCCTGTTCACCATGTACTTCAGCGGAGGCATTATCCCCGACTATATGAACATCAACAATCTGGGGCTGATGGATACCATCTGGTCACTGGTGCTGCCGCTCTCCTTCAGCGCCTTCAATCTGTTAATTATGAAGACTTCTCTAACGCACGGGATTCCCGTAAGTCTGGAAGAGTCAGCGCGGATCGACGGTGCGGGGCATTTCCGGATTCTGTTCAGCATTGTGCTGCCTTTATCCAAGCCGATTATGGCGACACTTGCCCTTTTTTATGCGGTAGGCCGCTGGAATGCTTATCAGGACGCATTGTTCTATATCAAGCATGAGACCTCCCTCCGGCCGCTTCAGCTCAAGCTGTATTATCTGGTCATTCAGGCCAGTGAAAGCTTCCAGCTGGAGGCCAGTCAGGTACAGCTCAGCAATCCCGAAGTCCTGAAGGCGTCAGTTGTTGTATTCGCTACCTTGCCAATACTCTGTGTGTATCCATTTGTCCAAAAGTACTTCGTTCAAGGTGTTATGCTCGGAGCCGTTAAGGAGTAA